The Podarcis raffonei isolate rPodRaf1 chromosome 2, rPodRaf1.pri, whole genome shotgun sequence genome window below encodes:
- the BRD2 gene encoding bromodomain-containing protein 2 isoform X2 has protein sequence MLQNVNPNGKILGEGNAGLVGLAVESAPGKRIRKPSLLYEGFESPTMAPVPALQLGPANPPPPEVSNPKKPGRVTNQLQYLHKVVMKALWKHQFAWPFRQPVDALKLGLPDYHKIIKQPMDMGTIKRRLENNYYWSSAECMQDFNTMFTNCYIYNKPTDDIVLMAQTLEKIFLQKVAQMPQEEQEIVITVAKNSHKKGASRAAALLAAANAAAQQVPAISSVSHAQLYPTDLPATVINIPHPSVISTPLLKPLHSTATSQPVLAVPAPTQPVAKKKGVKRKADTTTPTPTAIIATSGGESSPSAAVLETKAAKIPARRESGRPIKPPRKDLPDSQQHQTSKRGKLSEQLKYCNGILKELVSKKHAAYAWPFYKPVDASALGLHDYHEIIKHPMDLSTIKRKMENREYRDAQEFASDVRLMFSNCYKYNPPDHDVVAMARKLQPGLLMKSSSDDSSSDDDDDDEEEEEEGDDDESSSESSSDSEESSDSEEERANRLAELQEQLRAVHEQLAALSQGPVSKPKKKRDKKDKKKKKKLEKRKGGKAGGEEEAARPHQAQLKKSKKAAGGSGGGSSGGKNSKKASAKALPLPAPVLYDSEEEEESKPMTYDEKRQLSLDINKLPGEKLGRVVHIIQSREPSLRDSNPEEIEIDFETLKPSTLRELERYVLSCLRKKPRKPYSETLKKPVGKTKEELALEKKRELEKRLQDVSGQLNSAKKPPKKTNEKPESAQQVAVSRLSASSSSSDSSSSSSSSSSSDTSDSDSS, from the exons ATGTTGCAGAACGTGAACCCCAACGGCAA GATCCTTGGGGAGGGCAATGCAGGTCTGGTGGGTCTGGCAGTCGAGTCTGCGCCCGGGAAGCGGATCCGCAAGCCGTCGCTTCTGTACGAGGGCTTCGAGAGCCCCACCATGGCCCCCGTCCCGGCCCTTCAGCTGGGCCCAGCCAACCCTCCCCCTCCGGAGGTCTCAAACCCCAAGAAGCCGGGCAGAGTCACCAACCAGCTGCAGTACCTCCACAAAGTGGTGATGAAGGCCCTCTGGAAGCACCAGTTCGCCTGGCCCTTCCGCCAGCCGGTGGATGCCCTCAAGCTGGGTCTTCCG GACTATCACAAGATCATCAAGCAGCCAATGGACATGGGCACCATCAAGCGGCGGCTGGAAAACAACTACTACTGGAGCTCAGCCGAGTGCATGCAGGACTTCAACACCATGTTCACCAATTGCTACATCTACAACAAG CCCACAGATGACATTGTGCTGATGGCCCAAACGCTGGAGAAGATCTTCTTGCAGAAGGTGGCCCAGATGCctcaggaggagcaggagattgtGATCACCGTGGCCAAGAACAGCCACAAGAAGGGGGCCTCTCGGGCTGCAG CACTCCTGGCAGCAGCCAACGCAGCTGCTCAGCAAGTGCCGGCCATCTCTTCCGTGTCCCACGCCCAGCTCTACCCCACAGACCTCCCTGCCACCGTCATCAACATCCCTCACCCTTCAGTCATCTCTACGCCTCTCCTCAAGCCGCTACACTCCACTGCTACCTCCCAGCCGGTGCTGGCGGTGCCTGCCCCAACGCAGCCGGTGGCCAAG AAGAAAGGAGTGAAGCGGAAAGCGGACACGACCACCCCGACCCCCACAGCCATCATCGCCACCAGCGGCGGAGAGTCCTCTCCCTCCGCAGCCGTGCTGGAGACCAAGGCAGCCAAGATCCCGGCCCGGCGGGAGAGTGGGCGCCCCATCAAGCCCCCCCGCAAAGACCTGCCTGACTCCCAGCAGCACCAGACCTCCAAGAGGGGCAAGCTCTCGGAGCAGCTCAAGTACTGCAACGGCATCCTCAAGGAGCTCGTCTCCAAGAAGCACGCGGCCTACGCCTGGCCCTTCTACAAGCCGGTCGATGCCTCCGCCTTGGGCCTCCACGACTACCATGAGATCATCAAGCATCCCATGGACCTCAGCACCATCAAG CGCAAGATGGAGAACCGGGAGTACCGTGACGCCCAGGAGTTTGCCTCTGACGTGCGGCTGATGTTCTCCAACTGCTACAAGTACAACCCCCCTGACCATGACGTGGTGGCCATGGCTCGGAAGTTGCAG CCGGGCCTCCTGATGAAGTCCTCCTCCGACGATTCCTCCAGCGAcgatgacgacgacgacgaagaggaggaagaggagggggatgaCGACGAGAGCAGCAGCGAGAGTTCGTCGGACAGCGAGGAGAGTTCCGACTCGGAGGAAGAGCGGGCCAACCGGCTGGCTGAGCTCCAGGAACAG CTGCGGGCAGTGCATGAACAGCTGGCGGCCCTCTCTCAAGGCCCGGTCTCCAAGCCCAAGAAGAAGCGGGACAAGaaggacaagaagaagaagaagaagctggagAAGCGCAAAGGGGGGAAGGCGGGAGGCGAGGAGGAGGCGGCCCGGCCCCACCAGGCCCAGCTCAAGAAGTCCAAGAAGGCAGCGGGCGGCAGCGGAggtggcagcagtggtggcaa GAACTCGAAGAAGGCCAGCGCCAAGGCCCTCCCTCTGCCGGCCCCTGTGCTCTACGactcggaggaggaggaggagagcaagcCCATGACGTACGACGAGAAGCGCCAGCTCAGCCTGGACATCAACAAGCTGCCAGGGGAGAAGCTGGGCCGGGTGGTGCACATCATCCAGTCGCGGGAGCCCTCCCTGCGCGACTCCAACCCCGAGGAGATTGAGATTGACTTCGAGACCCTCAAGCCGTCCACCTTGCGGGAGCTGGAGCGCTACGTCCTCTCCTGCCTGCGGAAGAAGCCTCGCAAGCCCTACAGCGAGA cCCTGAAGAAGCCGGTGGGCAAGACGAAGGAGGAGCTGGCCCTGGAGAAGAAGCGGGAGCTGGAGAAGCGCCTGCAGGACGTCAGCGGGCAGCTGAACTCTGCTAAGAAGCCCCCCAAGAAAA ccAACGAGAAGCCGGAGTCCGCGCAGCAAGTGGCCGTCTCCCGCCTGAGCGCCAGCAGCTCCAGCTCCGACTCCAGCAgttccagctcctcctcctcctcttcggacACAAGTGACTCTGACTCCAGCTAG
- the BRD2 gene encoding bromodomain-containing protein 2 isoform X1, which yields MLQNVNPNGKILGEGNAGLVGLAVESAPGKRIRKPSLLYEGFESPTMAPVPALQLGPANPPPPEVSNPKKPGRVTNQLQYLHKVVMKALWKHQFAWPFRQPVDALKLGLPDYHKIIKQPMDMGTIKRRLENNYYWSSAECMQDFNTMFTNCYIYNKPTDDIVLMAQTLEKIFLQKVAQMPQEEQEIVITVAKNSHKKGASRAAALLAAANAAAQQVPAISSVSHAQLYPTDLPATVINIPHPSVISTPLLKPLHSTATSQPVLAVPAPTQPVAKKKGVKRKADTTTPTPTAIIATSGGESSPSAAVLETKAAKIPARRESGRPIKPPRKDLPDSQQHQTSKRGKLSEQLKYCNGILKELVSKKHAAYAWPFYKPVDASALGLHDYHEIIKHPMDLSTIKRKMENREYRDAQEFASDVRLMFSNCYKYNPPDHDVVAMARKLQDVFEFSYAKMPDEPIDINPPSTSLPQPGLLMKSSSDDSSSDDDDDDEEEEEEGDDDESSSESSSDSEESSDSEEERANRLAELQEQLRAVHEQLAALSQGPVSKPKKKRDKKDKKKKKKLEKRKGGKAGGEEEAARPHQAQLKKSKKAAGGSGGGSSGGKNSKKASAKALPLPAPVLYDSEEEEESKPMTYDEKRQLSLDINKLPGEKLGRVVHIIQSREPSLRDSNPEEIEIDFETLKPSTLRELERYVLSCLRKKPRKPYSETLKKPVGKTKEELALEKKRELEKRLQDVSGQLNSAKKPPKKTNEKPESAQQVAVSRLSASSSSSDSSSSSSSSSSSDTSDSDSS from the exons ATGTTGCAGAACGTGAACCCCAACGGCAA GATCCTTGGGGAGGGCAATGCAGGTCTGGTGGGTCTGGCAGTCGAGTCTGCGCCCGGGAAGCGGATCCGCAAGCCGTCGCTTCTGTACGAGGGCTTCGAGAGCCCCACCATGGCCCCCGTCCCGGCCCTTCAGCTGGGCCCAGCCAACCCTCCCCCTCCGGAGGTCTCAAACCCCAAGAAGCCGGGCAGAGTCACCAACCAGCTGCAGTACCTCCACAAAGTGGTGATGAAGGCCCTCTGGAAGCACCAGTTCGCCTGGCCCTTCCGCCAGCCGGTGGATGCCCTCAAGCTGGGTCTTCCG GACTATCACAAGATCATCAAGCAGCCAATGGACATGGGCACCATCAAGCGGCGGCTGGAAAACAACTACTACTGGAGCTCAGCCGAGTGCATGCAGGACTTCAACACCATGTTCACCAATTGCTACATCTACAACAAG CCCACAGATGACATTGTGCTGATGGCCCAAACGCTGGAGAAGATCTTCTTGCAGAAGGTGGCCCAGATGCctcaggaggagcaggagattgtGATCACCGTGGCCAAGAACAGCCACAAGAAGGGGGCCTCTCGGGCTGCAG CACTCCTGGCAGCAGCCAACGCAGCTGCTCAGCAAGTGCCGGCCATCTCTTCCGTGTCCCACGCCCAGCTCTACCCCACAGACCTCCCTGCCACCGTCATCAACATCCCTCACCCTTCAGTCATCTCTACGCCTCTCCTCAAGCCGCTACACTCCACTGCTACCTCCCAGCCGGTGCTGGCGGTGCCTGCCCCAACGCAGCCGGTGGCCAAG AAGAAAGGAGTGAAGCGGAAAGCGGACACGACCACCCCGACCCCCACAGCCATCATCGCCACCAGCGGCGGAGAGTCCTCTCCCTCCGCAGCCGTGCTGGAGACCAAGGCAGCCAAGATCCCGGCCCGGCGGGAGAGTGGGCGCCCCATCAAGCCCCCCCGCAAAGACCTGCCTGACTCCCAGCAGCACCAGACCTCCAAGAGGGGCAAGCTCTCGGAGCAGCTCAAGTACTGCAACGGCATCCTCAAGGAGCTCGTCTCCAAGAAGCACGCGGCCTACGCCTGGCCCTTCTACAAGCCGGTCGATGCCTCCGCCTTGGGCCTCCACGACTACCATGAGATCATCAAGCATCCCATGGACCTCAGCACCATCAAG CGCAAGATGGAGAACCGGGAGTACCGTGACGCCCAGGAGTTTGCCTCTGACGTGCGGCTGATGTTCTCCAACTGCTACAAGTACAACCCCCCTGACCATGACGTGGTGGCCATGGCTCGGAAGTTGCAG GATGTCTTCGAGTTCAGCTATGCCAAGATGCCAGATGAACCCATAGACATCAACCCCCCCTCCACGTCACTCCCACAGCCGGGCCTCCTGATGAAGTCCTCCTCCGACGATTCCTCCAGCGAcgatgacgacgacgacgaagaggaggaagaggagggggatgaCGACGAGAGCAGCAGCGAGAGTTCGTCGGACAGCGAGGAGAGTTCCGACTCGGAGGAAGAGCGGGCCAACCGGCTGGCTGAGCTCCAGGAACAG CTGCGGGCAGTGCATGAACAGCTGGCGGCCCTCTCTCAAGGCCCGGTCTCCAAGCCCAAGAAGAAGCGGGACAAGaaggacaagaagaagaagaagaagctggagAAGCGCAAAGGGGGGAAGGCGGGAGGCGAGGAGGAGGCGGCCCGGCCCCACCAGGCCCAGCTCAAGAAGTCCAAGAAGGCAGCGGGCGGCAGCGGAggtggcagcagtggtggcaa GAACTCGAAGAAGGCCAGCGCCAAGGCCCTCCCTCTGCCGGCCCCTGTGCTCTACGactcggaggaggaggaggagagcaagcCCATGACGTACGACGAGAAGCGCCAGCTCAGCCTGGACATCAACAAGCTGCCAGGGGAGAAGCTGGGCCGGGTGGTGCACATCATCCAGTCGCGGGAGCCCTCCCTGCGCGACTCCAACCCCGAGGAGATTGAGATTGACTTCGAGACCCTCAAGCCGTCCACCTTGCGGGAGCTGGAGCGCTACGTCCTCTCCTGCCTGCGGAAGAAGCCTCGCAAGCCCTACAGCGAGA cCCTGAAGAAGCCGGTGGGCAAGACGAAGGAGGAGCTGGCCCTGGAGAAGAAGCGGGAGCTGGAGAAGCGCCTGCAGGACGTCAGCGGGCAGCTGAACTCTGCTAAGAAGCCCCCCAAGAAAA ccAACGAGAAGCCGGAGTCCGCGCAGCAAGTGGCCGTCTCCCGCCTGAGCGCCAGCAGCTCCAGCTCCGACTCCAGCAgttccagctcctcctcctcctcttcggacACAAGTGACTCTGACTCCAGCTAG
- the BRD2 gene encoding bromodomain-containing protein 2 isoform X3 has translation MAPVPALQLGPANPPPPEVSNPKKPGRVTNQLQYLHKVVMKALWKHQFAWPFRQPVDALKLGLPDYHKIIKQPMDMGTIKRRLENNYYWSSAECMQDFNTMFTNCYIYNKPTDDIVLMAQTLEKIFLQKVAQMPQEEQEIVITVAKNSHKKGASRAAALLAAANAAAQQVPAISSVSHAQLYPTDLPATVINIPHPSVISTPLLKPLHSTATSQPVLAVPAPTQPVAKKKGVKRKADTTTPTPTAIIATSGGESSPSAAVLETKAAKIPARRESGRPIKPPRKDLPDSQQHQTSKRGKLSEQLKYCNGILKELVSKKHAAYAWPFYKPVDASALGLHDYHEIIKHPMDLSTIKRKMENREYRDAQEFASDVRLMFSNCYKYNPPDHDVVAMARKLQDVFEFSYAKMPDEPIDINPPSTSLPQPGLLMKSSSDDSSSDDDDDDEEEEEEGDDDESSSESSSDSEESSDSEEERANRLAELQEQLRAVHEQLAALSQGPVSKPKKKRDKKDKKKKKKLEKRKGGKAGGEEEAARPHQAQLKKSKKAAGGSGGGSSGGKNSKKASAKALPLPAPVLYDSEEEEESKPMTYDEKRQLSLDINKLPGEKLGRVVHIIQSREPSLRDSNPEEIEIDFETLKPSTLRELERYVLSCLRKKPRKPYSETLKKPVGKTKEELALEKKRELEKRLQDVSGQLNSAKKPPKKTNEKPESAQQVAVSRLSASSSSSDSSSSSSSSSSSDTSDSDSS, from the exons ATGGCCCCCGTCCCGGCCCTTCAGCTGGGCCCAGCCAACCCTCCCCCTCCGGAGGTCTCAAACCCCAAGAAGCCGGGCAGAGTCACCAACCAGCTGCAGTACCTCCACAAAGTGGTGATGAAGGCCCTCTGGAAGCACCAGTTCGCCTGGCCCTTCCGCCAGCCGGTGGATGCCCTCAAGCTGGGTCTTCCG GACTATCACAAGATCATCAAGCAGCCAATGGACATGGGCACCATCAAGCGGCGGCTGGAAAACAACTACTACTGGAGCTCAGCCGAGTGCATGCAGGACTTCAACACCATGTTCACCAATTGCTACATCTACAACAAG CCCACAGATGACATTGTGCTGATGGCCCAAACGCTGGAGAAGATCTTCTTGCAGAAGGTGGCCCAGATGCctcaggaggagcaggagattgtGATCACCGTGGCCAAGAACAGCCACAAGAAGGGGGCCTCTCGGGCTGCAG CACTCCTGGCAGCAGCCAACGCAGCTGCTCAGCAAGTGCCGGCCATCTCTTCCGTGTCCCACGCCCAGCTCTACCCCACAGACCTCCCTGCCACCGTCATCAACATCCCTCACCCTTCAGTCATCTCTACGCCTCTCCTCAAGCCGCTACACTCCACTGCTACCTCCCAGCCGGTGCTGGCGGTGCCTGCCCCAACGCAGCCGGTGGCCAAG AAGAAAGGAGTGAAGCGGAAAGCGGACACGACCACCCCGACCCCCACAGCCATCATCGCCACCAGCGGCGGAGAGTCCTCTCCCTCCGCAGCCGTGCTGGAGACCAAGGCAGCCAAGATCCCGGCCCGGCGGGAGAGTGGGCGCCCCATCAAGCCCCCCCGCAAAGACCTGCCTGACTCCCAGCAGCACCAGACCTCCAAGAGGGGCAAGCTCTCGGAGCAGCTCAAGTACTGCAACGGCATCCTCAAGGAGCTCGTCTCCAAGAAGCACGCGGCCTACGCCTGGCCCTTCTACAAGCCGGTCGATGCCTCCGCCTTGGGCCTCCACGACTACCATGAGATCATCAAGCATCCCATGGACCTCAGCACCATCAAG CGCAAGATGGAGAACCGGGAGTACCGTGACGCCCAGGAGTTTGCCTCTGACGTGCGGCTGATGTTCTCCAACTGCTACAAGTACAACCCCCCTGACCATGACGTGGTGGCCATGGCTCGGAAGTTGCAG GATGTCTTCGAGTTCAGCTATGCCAAGATGCCAGATGAACCCATAGACATCAACCCCCCCTCCACGTCACTCCCACAGCCGGGCCTCCTGATGAAGTCCTCCTCCGACGATTCCTCCAGCGAcgatgacgacgacgacgaagaggaggaagaggagggggatgaCGACGAGAGCAGCAGCGAGAGTTCGTCGGACAGCGAGGAGAGTTCCGACTCGGAGGAAGAGCGGGCCAACCGGCTGGCTGAGCTCCAGGAACAG CTGCGGGCAGTGCATGAACAGCTGGCGGCCCTCTCTCAAGGCCCGGTCTCCAAGCCCAAGAAGAAGCGGGACAAGaaggacaagaagaagaagaagaagctggagAAGCGCAAAGGGGGGAAGGCGGGAGGCGAGGAGGAGGCGGCCCGGCCCCACCAGGCCCAGCTCAAGAAGTCCAAGAAGGCAGCGGGCGGCAGCGGAggtggcagcagtggtggcaa GAACTCGAAGAAGGCCAGCGCCAAGGCCCTCCCTCTGCCGGCCCCTGTGCTCTACGactcggaggaggaggaggagagcaagcCCATGACGTACGACGAGAAGCGCCAGCTCAGCCTGGACATCAACAAGCTGCCAGGGGAGAAGCTGGGCCGGGTGGTGCACATCATCCAGTCGCGGGAGCCCTCCCTGCGCGACTCCAACCCCGAGGAGATTGAGATTGACTTCGAGACCCTCAAGCCGTCCACCTTGCGGGAGCTGGAGCGCTACGTCCTCTCCTGCCTGCGGAAGAAGCCTCGCAAGCCCTACAGCGAGA cCCTGAAGAAGCCGGTGGGCAAGACGAAGGAGGAGCTGGCCCTGGAGAAGAAGCGGGAGCTGGAGAAGCGCCTGCAGGACGTCAGCGGGCAGCTGAACTCTGCTAAGAAGCCCCCCAAGAAAA ccAACGAGAAGCCGGAGTCCGCGCAGCAAGTGGCCGTCTCCCGCCTGAGCGCCAGCAGCTCCAGCTCCGACTCCAGCAgttccagctcctcctcctcctcttcggacACAAGTGACTCTGACTCCAGCTAG
- the BRD2 gene encoding bromodomain-containing protein 2 isoform X4 produces the protein MDMGTIKRRLENNYYWSSAECMQDFNTMFTNCYIYNKPTDDIVLMAQTLEKIFLQKVAQMPQEEQEIVITVAKNSHKKGASRAAALLAAANAAAQQVPAISSVSHAQLYPTDLPATVINIPHPSVISTPLLKPLHSTATSQPVLAVPAPTQPVAKKKGVKRKADTTTPTPTAIIATSGGESSPSAAVLETKAAKIPARRESGRPIKPPRKDLPDSQQHQTSKRGKLSEQLKYCNGILKELVSKKHAAYAWPFYKPVDASALGLHDYHEIIKHPMDLSTIKRKMENREYRDAQEFASDVRLMFSNCYKYNPPDHDVVAMARKLQDVFEFSYAKMPDEPIDINPPSTSLPQPGLLMKSSSDDSSSDDDDDDEEEEEEGDDDESSSESSSDSEESSDSEEERANRLAELQEQLRAVHEQLAALSQGPVSKPKKKRDKKDKKKKKKLEKRKGGKAGGEEEAARPHQAQLKKSKKAAGGSGGGSSGGKNSKKASAKALPLPAPVLYDSEEEEESKPMTYDEKRQLSLDINKLPGEKLGRVVHIIQSREPSLRDSNPEEIEIDFETLKPSTLRELERYVLSCLRKKPRKPYSETLKKPVGKTKEELALEKKRELEKRLQDVSGQLNSAKKPPKKTNEKPESAQQVAVSRLSASSSSSDSSSSSSSSSSSDTSDSDSS, from the exons ATGGACATGGGCACCATCAAGCGGCGGCTGGAAAACAACTACTACTGGAGCTCAGCCGAGTGCATGCAGGACTTCAACACCATGTTCACCAATTGCTACATCTACAACAAG CCCACAGATGACATTGTGCTGATGGCCCAAACGCTGGAGAAGATCTTCTTGCAGAAGGTGGCCCAGATGCctcaggaggagcaggagattgtGATCACCGTGGCCAAGAACAGCCACAAGAAGGGGGCCTCTCGGGCTGCAG CACTCCTGGCAGCAGCCAACGCAGCTGCTCAGCAAGTGCCGGCCATCTCTTCCGTGTCCCACGCCCAGCTCTACCCCACAGACCTCCCTGCCACCGTCATCAACATCCCTCACCCTTCAGTCATCTCTACGCCTCTCCTCAAGCCGCTACACTCCACTGCTACCTCCCAGCCGGTGCTGGCGGTGCCTGCCCCAACGCAGCCGGTGGCCAAG AAGAAAGGAGTGAAGCGGAAAGCGGACACGACCACCCCGACCCCCACAGCCATCATCGCCACCAGCGGCGGAGAGTCCTCTCCCTCCGCAGCCGTGCTGGAGACCAAGGCAGCCAAGATCCCGGCCCGGCGGGAGAGTGGGCGCCCCATCAAGCCCCCCCGCAAAGACCTGCCTGACTCCCAGCAGCACCAGACCTCCAAGAGGGGCAAGCTCTCGGAGCAGCTCAAGTACTGCAACGGCATCCTCAAGGAGCTCGTCTCCAAGAAGCACGCGGCCTACGCCTGGCCCTTCTACAAGCCGGTCGATGCCTCCGCCTTGGGCCTCCACGACTACCATGAGATCATCAAGCATCCCATGGACCTCAGCACCATCAAG CGCAAGATGGAGAACCGGGAGTACCGTGACGCCCAGGAGTTTGCCTCTGACGTGCGGCTGATGTTCTCCAACTGCTACAAGTACAACCCCCCTGACCATGACGTGGTGGCCATGGCTCGGAAGTTGCAG GATGTCTTCGAGTTCAGCTATGCCAAGATGCCAGATGAACCCATAGACATCAACCCCCCCTCCACGTCACTCCCACAGCCGGGCCTCCTGATGAAGTCCTCCTCCGACGATTCCTCCAGCGAcgatgacgacgacgacgaagaggaggaagaggagggggatgaCGACGAGAGCAGCAGCGAGAGTTCGTCGGACAGCGAGGAGAGTTCCGACTCGGAGGAAGAGCGGGCCAACCGGCTGGCTGAGCTCCAGGAACAG CTGCGGGCAGTGCATGAACAGCTGGCGGCCCTCTCTCAAGGCCCGGTCTCCAAGCCCAAGAAGAAGCGGGACAAGaaggacaagaagaagaagaagaagctggagAAGCGCAAAGGGGGGAAGGCGGGAGGCGAGGAGGAGGCGGCCCGGCCCCACCAGGCCCAGCTCAAGAAGTCCAAGAAGGCAGCGGGCGGCAGCGGAggtggcagcagtggtggcaa GAACTCGAAGAAGGCCAGCGCCAAGGCCCTCCCTCTGCCGGCCCCTGTGCTCTACGactcggaggaggaggaggagagcaagcCCATGACGTACGACGAGAAGCGCCAGCTCAGCCTGGACATCAACAAGCTGCCAGGGGAGAAGCTGGGCCGGGTGGTGCACATCATCCAGTCGCGGGAGCCCTCCCTGCGCGACTCCAACCCCGAGGAGATTGAGATTGACTTCGAGACCCTCAAGCCGTCCACCTTGCGGGAGCTGGAGCGCTACGTCCTCTCCTGCCTGCGGAAGAAGCCTCGCAAGCCCTACAGCGAGA cCCTGAAGAAGCCGGTGGGCAAGACGAAGGAGGAGCTGGCCCTGGAGAAGAAGCGGGAGCTGGAGAAGCGCCTGCAGGACGTCAGCGGGCAGCTGAACTCTGCTAAGAAGCCCCCCAAGAAAA ccAACGAGAAGCCGGAGTCCGCGCAGCAAGTGGCCGTCTCCCGCCTGAGCGCCAGCAGCTCCAGCTCCGACTCCAGCAgttccagctcctcctcctcctcttcggacACAAGTGACTCTGACTCCAGCTAG